The genomic segment CGGCACCTGCCCGGGTTCCTGACGCGCGAGCAGATGGACGGGCTCTTCGAGACCGCGCAGATGCGTGCCGAAGCGGGCGGGTTCCACGGCCTGCGCAACCTGGCGATCGTGGAACTGTTCTACTCGGCCGGGCTGCGCCTGTCGGAGCTGCAGGGGCTGAACGTTCCCGACGTGGACCTGGTCAGCGACCGCGTGCGGGTGATGGGCAAGGGTCGCAAGGAGCGCATCGTTCCCGTGGGCCGCGTGGCGCTGCGGGCGATGCGCGGCTACTTCGACGCGCGCGAGATGGTGATCGCCGGCGCCACGCGGCCGGACGGACGCGCGGTCTTCGTGGGGCAGACGGGCAAGCGGCTGTCGGTGCGGCAGATTCAGAACATCGTGGGCGAGTTCCTCCGCGGGGTCGCGGGCGAGACGGGCCTTTCCACGCACTCGCTGCGGCACAGCTTTGCCACGCACCTGCTGGATGCGGGGGCTGACCTGATGGCTGTGAAGGAACTGCTGGGGCACGCCAGCCTGAGCACCACGCAGATCTACACGCACACGTCCAAGGAGCGGCTGAAGGCGGTCTATCGCAAGGCGCACCCGCGGGCGTAGGGCGGGACGCAGCCCTGCATGGAACGCCATATTCAGAGGAGCGTTCCAGAGCCTGTCATCCTGAGCCCCACGCGCACCGGACCGGCCCGCAAACCGGACCTCGCGGGGCGAAGGATCTAGCCGCGGACACGTACAAGCCCGGGCGCGGCAGCGGGCACGAAGGCCGAGGCCTCGGCTGCCGTGGGGCCCTCACCCCGCCGCGCTGACACGCGTGCGGCCCTCTCCCACAAACAGCGTGGGCGAGGGGTACACTTGGGGGCTGGGTGCGACGGCAGCGCAGAAGCAAAGGCCCCGGCCCTGCTGGGGCGAATGAATTCGCGGCAACGACGGCCCGAAGTCCGCCTTCGCGGACTGCACGCGCAGTCGGGTGCACGAGGCCGGCCGAGGCGCAGTTCAGGTCTCCCCCTCCCCTGCGCAGCGGGGGACGGGGGCCGGGGGGAGGGGGCTCCCAGGGGCATGCACCGGCATCCGGTCGAACCTCGATCGAAGTTCTCCTCTCTCCCGCGCAGTTT from the Longimicrobium sp. genome contains:
- a CDS encoding tyrosine recombinase XerC, coding for EFLRYVAHERGLSPQTVRAYADDLREFGEFLDRYYGAPEWSWGGVDRLAIRAWMGDCATRRGLSRTSIARKVSSVRSLYRFLHVEGRVDANPARAVRTPKRERHLPGFLTREQMDGLFETAQMRAEAGGFHGLRNLAIVELFYSAGLRLSELQGLNVPDVDLVSDRVRVMGKGRKERIVPVGRVALRAMRGYFDAREMVIAGATRPDGRAVFVGQTGKRLSVRQIQNIVGEFLRGVAGETGLSTHSLRHSFATHLLDAGADLMAVKELLGHASLSTTQIYTHTSKERLKAVYRKAHPRA